In one window of Megalopta genalis isolate 19385.01 chromosome 8, iyMegGena1_principal, whole genome shotgun sequence DNA:
- the LOC117217698 gene encoding uncharacterized protein LOC117217698 isoform X1: protein MSGEQFSLVWNSFPRNLSSGLYTLLTDEQLVDVTLAAEGQILRAHKLILSVCSTYFRELFKGNSCKHPIVILKDVNYRDLSAMLHFMYQGEVNIKQEDIASFLKVAETLQIKGLTTESDEKFEDSLSKSADQLDHLFNMEKKSINSDASDSNASTFDKPKETVQKDKTCEKQNTSSKDELHNKEFIENNITTNDTFCQQDCASDLAYNQQDMHMPPNNSCSSIEIQRNEEEPLDCTADTSYTEPSKQEPLDYTLDIDPETVYRTYSNEPFFKPEDNLHRKDFVPDMQLVPYDQNSQTQSFGVGNMTGLQNEFAYESGCHSKGRRTVKGISNNTLPLETTLRVVSELGPTLRMDRGKVIRMYSCPWCLRHFTRKENLKLHVRYIHGPLESLTCKLCGNKYKNSNSLRVHSYLYHNAKRDKPNKSLEDGGV, encoded by the exons ATGTCTGGAGAACAGTTTTCATTAGTTTGGAATAGCTTTCCAAGAAACTTATCCTCTGGATTGTATACATTATTAACGGATGAACAGCTAGTTGATGTAACATTGGCTGCAGAAGGTCAAATATTACGTGCGCATAAGTTAATACTATCAGTTTGTAGTACATATTTCAGAGAGCTTTTTAAG GGAAATTCCTGCAAGCATCCAATTGTGATTTTAAAAGATGTCAATTATCGTGATTTGTCTGCAATGCTTCACTTCATGTACCAAGGTGAAGTAAACATTAAACAAGAAGACATAGCAAGTTTTTTGAAAGTAGCAGAAACTTTGCAGATAAAAGGTTTAACCACAGAATCTGACGAG AAGTTCGAAGACAGTCTTTCGAAAAGTGCAGACCAATTGGATCACTTATTTAATATGGAAAAGAAGAGCATTAATTCTGATGCATCGGATTCAAATGCATCTACTTTTGACAAACCAAAAGAAACAGTACAAAAGGATAAAACTTGTGAGAAACAAAATACTTCATCGAAAGATGAATTACACAATAAGGAGTTCATAGAGAACAATATTACAACCAATGATACATTTTGTCAGCAAGATTGTGCTTCTGACTTAGCTTATAATCAGCAAGACATGCATATGCCTCCAAATAATAGTTGCAGTAGTATAGAGATACAAAGAAATGAAGAGGAACCATTAGACTGTACAGCTGACACTAGTTACACAGAACCATCTAAACAAGAACCATTAGATTATACACTCGATATTGATCCAGAAACAGTATATAGGACATATTCTAATGAACCATTTTTCAAACCTGAAGACAATTTGCATAGGAAAG ATTTTGTACCAGATATGCAGTTAGTTCCGTACGATCAGAATTCAcaaactcaatcatttg GTGTGGGTAACATGACCGGTCTTCAGAATGAGTTCGCCTATGAGTCAGGTTGCCACAGTAAAGGTCGCCGAACAGTGAAAGGTATTTCGAATAATACTTTACCATTGGAGACAACATTGCGTGTTGTGTCTGAGCTGGGTCCAACGCTAAGAATGGACAGGGGCAAAGTAATTCGAATGTACTCGTGTCCATGGTGTCTCCGGCATTTCACCCGTAAAGAGAATCTCAAACTTCATGTCCGTTACATTCACGGGCCGCTCGAAAGTCTGACGTGTAAACTTTGTGGTAATAAATACAAAAACAGCAACAGCCTGCGTGTACATTCGTATCTTTATCATAACGCCAAACGAGACAAACCTAACAAGTCACTCGAAGATGGCGGAGTATGA
- the LOC117217698 gene encoding uncharacterized protein LOC117217698 isoform X2, whose amino-acid sequence MSGEQFSLVWNSFPRNLSSGLYTLLTDEQLVDVTLAAEGQILRAHKLILSVCSTYFRELFKGNSCKHPIVILKDVNYRDLSAMLHFMYQGEVNIKQEDIASFLKVAETLQIKGLTTESDEFEDSLSKSADQLDHLFNMEKKSINSDASDSNASTFDKPKETVQKDKTCEKQNTSSKDELHNKEFIENNITTNDTFCQQDCASDLAYNQQDMHMPPNNSCSSIEIQRNEEEPLDCTADTSYTEPSKQEPLDYTLDIDPETVYRTYSNEPFFKPEDNLHRKDFVPDMQLVPYDQNSQTQSFGVGNMTGLQNEFAYESGCHSKGRRTVKGISNNTLPLETTLRVVSELGPTLRMDRGKVIRMYSCPWCLRHFTRKENLKLHVRYIHGPLESLTCKLCGNKYKNSNSLRVHSYLYHNAKRDKPNKSLEDGGV is encoded by the exons ATGTCTGGAGAACAGTTTTCATTAGTTTGGAATAGCTTTCCAAGAAACTTATCCTCTGGATTGTATACATTATTAACGGATGAACAGCTAGTTGATGTAACATTGGCTGCAGAAGGTCAAATATTACGTGCGCATAAGTTAATACTATCAGTTTGTAGTACATATTTCAGAGAGCTTTTTAAG GGAAATTCCTGCAAGCATCCAATTGTGATTTTAAAAGATGTCAATTATCGTGATTTGTCTGCAATGCTTCACTTCATGTACCAAGGTGAAGTAAACATTAAACAAGAAGACATAGCAAGTTTTTTGAAAGTAGCAGAAACTTTGCAGATAAAAGGTTTAACCACAGAATCTGACGAG TTCGAAGACAGTCTTTCGAAAAGTGCAGACCAATTGGATCACTTATTTAATATGGAAAAGAAGAGCATTAATTCTGATGCATCGGATTCAAATGCATCTACTTTTGACAAACCAAAAGAAACAGTACAAAAGGATAAAACTTGTGAGAAACAAAATACTTCATCGAAAGATGAATTACACAATAAGGAGTTCATAGAGAACAATATTACAACCAATGATACATTTTGTCAGCAAGATTGTGCTTCTGACTTAGCTTATAATCAGCAAGACATGCATATGCCTCCAAATAATAGTTGCAGTAGTATAGAGATACAAAGAAATGAAGAGGAACCATTAGACTGTACAGCTGACACTAGTTACACAGAACCATCTAAACAAGAACCATTAGATTATACACTCGATATTGATCCAGAAACAGTATATAGGACATATTCTAATGAACCATTTTTCAAACCTGAAGACAATTTGCATAGGAAAG ATTTTGTACCAGATATGCAGTTAGTTCCGTACGATCAGAATTCAcaaactcaatcatttg GTGTGGGTAACATGACCGGTCTTCAGAATGAGTTCGCCTATGAGTCAGGTTGCCACAGTAAAGGTCGCCGAACAGTGAAAGGTATTTCGAATAATACTTTACCATTGGAGACAACATTGCGTGTTGTGTCTGAGCTGGGTCCAACGCTAAGAATGGACAGGGGCAAAGTAATTCGAATGTACTCGTGTCCATGGTGTCTCCGGCATTTCACCCGTAAAGAGAATCTCAAACTTCATGTCCGTTACATTCACGGGCCGCTCGAAAGTCTGACGTGTAAACTTTGTGGTAATAAATACAAAAACAGCAACAGCCTGCGTGTACATTCGTATCTTTATCATAACGCCAAACGAGACAAACCTAACAAGTCACTCGAAGATGGCGGAGTATGA